One window of the Rhodothermales bacterium genome contains the following:
- a CDS encoding NAD(P)-binding domain-containing protein: protein MTTIGVLGSGVVGTVLSNGFLKHGFAVCRGSRSPDKLEAWQDAAGPHGAIGTFAEAAAAGDIVALAVKGSAAKQALGVVAPDDLAGKVVIDTCNPISAAPPENGVLRYDTSLDRSLMEDLQEAYPDARFVKAFSCVGSAYMVDPVLPGGPPTMFICGNDADARSTVAAILEAFGWDVADMGTAEAARAIEPLAMLWCIPGFLHSSWSHAFKLLRA, encoded by the coding sequence ATGACCACTATCGGAGTGCTCGGCTCGGGCGTCGTCGGCACGGTTCTCTCCAACGGTTTTCTGAAGCACGGCTTTGCGGTCTGCCGTGGATCGCGCAGCCCGGACAAGCTGGAGGCCTGGCAGGATGCTGCCGGCCCGCACGGGGCAATCGGAACGTTTGCGGAAGCAGCCGCAGCGGGCGATATCGTGGCCCTGGCCGTCAAGGGCTCGGCTGCCAAGCAGGCGTTGGGCGTTGTTGCCCCGGATGATCTGGCCGGCAAGGTGGTTATCGACACCTGCAATCCGATCAGTGCCGCTCCTCCCGAAAACGGGGTGCTTCGCTATGACACGTCTCTGGACCGATCCCTGATGGAGGACCTGCAGGAGGCCTACCCGGACGCGCGCTTCGTGAAGGCGTTCTCGTGCGTGGGCAGCGCCTACATGGTGGATCCGGTGCTTCCCGGCGGTCCGCCGACCATGTTCATCTGCGGGAATGACGCCGATGCCCGCTCCACCGTCGCAGCCATCCTTGAAGCGTTTGGTTGGGACGTTGCCGACATGGGCACCGCCGAAGCGGCCCGCGCCATAGAGCCGCTGGCCATGTTGTGGTGCATCCCCGGCTTCCTGCACAGCTCCTGGAGTCATGCGTTCAAGCTGCTTCGCGCTTAG
- a CDS encoding aminopeptidase P family protein, which yields MRSSCFALSLLLAGTLAAQTPPQRYLDWARPLHGAEVYETRRANLAQALGDVVLLVPSFHGRSDGQSFRQLDDFWYLTGLELPQSMLLLDGRTGSSTVFVPAEDPHFGSSSRPNDFPGRPLLEDLELWRLAALPARDGAELSDTLRALSSARTLAVNAGRAGPLPGESVGWFGDPDQTAFLVGRLRAEFPGLLLRNAFDAVATVRQIKGPEEIATIRAVAALTVDAIRDAAAHVRPGVTERDLEAELEAGYKRRGAQRLAFASIIKSGPNSLWPWRVLAAHYDRRNRAMQAGDLVIFDVGTELHGYVSDIGRTFPVSGRFTERQAEILRMETAVADAIIAAMKPGVTLLELMDVAREATPDEHERFMQAGLFFGHYLGLSTGDPADYTAPLAPGMVITVEPWYYNHEEGISVFTEDMVLVTETGVEVLSSGLPRTPEELEAMVGRH from the coding sequence ATGCGTTCAAGCTGCTTCGCGCTTAGTCTGCTGCTGGCAGGAACGCTGGCGGCGCAAACTCCGCCGCAGCGGTATCTGGATTGGGCACGCCCGCTCCACGGGGCGGAGGTGTACGAGACCCGGCGCGCCAACCTGGCCCAGGCGCTGGGCGATGTGGTCCTGCTGGTCCCGTCCTTTCACGGCCGGTCCGACGGGCAGTCATTCCGGCAGCTGGACGATTTCTGGTATCTGACTGGGCTTGAGCTGCCACAATCCATGCTGCTTCTGGACGGGCGTACAGGGTCTTCTACCGTGTTCGTGCCGGCGGAAGACCCGCACTTTGGCTCTTCCTCCCGACCCAACGACTTTCCCGGCCGGCCACTGTTGGAGGACCTCGAGCTGTGGCGACTCGCTGCTCTGCCCGCGAGGGACGGGGCGGAGTTGAGCGATACGCTTCGCGCGCTGTCGTCGGCTCGAACACTGGCCGTCAATGCGGGCAGGGCCGGTCCGTTGCCCGGCGAGTCCGTTGGATGGTTCGGCGACCCGGACCAGACCGCCTTCCTGGTTGGGCGGCTCCGCGCAGAGTTTCCAGGCCTGTTGCTGAGGAACGCGTTTGACGCTGTTGCAACGGTTCGACAGATCAAGGGCCCGGAGGAAATCGCCACCATTCGGGCAGTTGCCGCCCTCACGGTAGATGCCATTCGTGATGCGGCCGCACACGTGCGGCCCGGAGTCACCGAACGGGACTTGGAAGCGGAGCTCGAGGCCGGATACAAGCGCCGCGGCGCCCAGCGACTGGCTTTTGCGTCCATCATCAAGTCCGGTCCGAACTCCCTCTGGCCCTGGCGCGTGCTGGCGGCGCACTATGACCGTCGGAATCGTGCCATGCAGGCAGGTGATCTGGTGATCTTTGACGTGGGCACGGAGCTGCACGGCTATGTCAGCGACATCGGCCGCACCTTCCCGGTTTCCGGCCGCTTCACCGAACGGCAGGCCGAAATCCTGCGCATGGAAACCGCTGTTGCCGACGCGATCATCGCTGCCATGAAGCCCGGCGTGACGCTGCTGGAGCTCATGGACGTCGCCCGCGAGGCTACACCAGACGAGCATGAGCGGTTCATGCAGGCCGGGTTGTTCTTCGGCCACTACCTCGGGCTTTCCACGGGCGACCCTGCGGACTACACCGCTCCTCTGGCACCGGGAATGGTGATCACCGTCGAGCCGTGGTACTACAACCACGAGGAGGGCATTTCGGTGTTCACCGAGGACATGGTGTTGGTTACCGAGACCGGCGTGGAGGTGCTCTCTTCCGGCTTGCCGCGTACCCCGGAAGAGCTGGAAGCGATGGTCGGCCGTCATTGA
- a CDS encoding HEAT repeat domain-containing protein — translation MRLLLLLLALLIVPTSQAQTVTEHITSLGDADPVTRSRAACHLSRLRGSAEAAIPALIATLGDGRQVEGNVCRGITSRNRWRWTRQLQTPGLLAAEALGNIGRPSVEPLIAALESEDPIARENAVRALADLEDYRSVSPLIEMLSRESDDAVRAEVASALGSIEHKDAVPALVGTLDDDSALVREQAAWALGNIESPRAVDALLQTLQDQDPVVRERAAWALGNIEDSRAVDALMVLLEDDDVEVRKMAAWALSQMI, via the coding sequence ATGCGTCTGCTGCTGCTTCTCCTCGCCCTGCTGATTGTACCTACGTCTCAGGCCCAGACGGTCACCGAACACATCACATCGCTTGGCGATGCGGACCCCGTGACCCGATCCCGCGCTGCGTGTCACCTCTCACGACTGCGCGGCTCCGCGGAGGCTGCCATTCCTGCATTGATTGCGACGCTGGGCGACGGCCGCCAGGTTGAGGGAAACGTCTGCCGCGGCATCACCTCCCGCAACCGGTGGCGGTGGACCCGGCAACTTCAGACTCCGGGCCTGCTGGCTGCGGAGGCCCTGGGGAATATTGGTCGACCATCGGTGGAGCCGCTGATTGCCGCGCTGGAAAGCGAGGACCCAATCGCCCGGGAGAACGCGGTCCGGGCGCTTGCAGACCTGGAAGATTATCGCTCGGTGTCCCCCCTCATAGAAATGCTGAGCCGGGAATCAGATGACGCCGTGCGGGCGGAGGTCGCGTCGGCGCTTGGATCCATCGAGCACAAGGATGCCGTGCCGGCCCTCGTTGGAACGCTGGATGACGACAGCGCGCTCGTTCGTGAGCAGGCTGCGTGGGCGCTGGGCAACATCGAATCCCCGCGCGCGGTCGACGCACTGCTCCAGACGTTGCAGGATCAGGATCCGGTGGTGCGGGAGCGGGCCGCGTGGGCGCTGGGCAACATCGAGGATTCCCGGGCCGTGGACGCACTGATGGTCCTCCTCGAAGATGACGATGTCGAGGTGCGCAAGATGGCTGCGTGGGCGCTCAGTCAGATGATCTGA
- a CDS encoding SDR family oxidoreductase has translation MKGQVHVVIGASGGIGSAVARRLAEQGALLMLAARREEPLQELADELGCSWRSVDATSFDEVKSLLDAAVAEFGRLDGLLNCAGSILLKSAHLTSEDEYRATIDTNLTSAFFAVKAGARAMMKEGGSIVLCSSAVAQTGLANHEAIAAAKAGVVGLMRSAAATYAPRGVRVNCVAPGLVDSPMSARIVGNEAALKQSEAMHALGRIGRPEDVADPIVWLLDGERSSWVTGQVIGVDGGLGSLRPR, from the coding sequence ATGAAAGGTCAGGTACACGTAGTGATCGGAGCTTCCGGCGGTATTGGTTCCGCCGTGGCTAGAAGGCTGGCCGAGCAGGGCGCCCTGCTCATGCTGGCCGCCCGTCGCGAAGAGCCCCTCCAGGAGTTGGCTGATGAATTGGGCTGCTCCTGGAGGTCGGTGGACGCGACCAGTTTTGACGAGGTGAAATCATTGCTGGATGCCGCGGTTGCCGAGTTTGGCAGACTGGACGGCTTGTTGAACTGTGCCGGATCCATTCTACTCAAGTCAGCCCACCTGACCTCAGAAGACGAATATCGCGCGACCATCGATACGAATCTCACTTCGGCATTTTTCGCGGTGAAGGCGGGCGCACGGGCCATGATGAAGGAAGGCGGGTCCATCGTGCTCTGCTCCAGCGCCGTGGCACAGACTGGTCTCGCCAATCATGAGGCGATCGCAGCAGCGAAAGCCGGCGTGGTCGGCCTCATGCGTTCTGCGGCCGCGACGTACGCGCCGCGCGGGGTTCGGGTCAATTGCGTAGCCCCCGGTCTCGTGGACTCGCCGATGAGCGCGCGCATTGTAGGAAACGAGGCGGCCCTCAAACAGTCCGAAGCCATGCATGCTCTCGGCCGTATCGGTCGGCCGGAAGATGTGGCCGACCCCATCGTCTGGCTGCTCGATGGCGAACGGAGCTCCTGGGTGACGGGACAGGTTATCGGTGTGGACGGCGGTCTCGGTTCCCTGCGGCCGCGCTAG
- a CDS encoding acetamidase/formamidase family protein: MRFLPLLLIAACAAPEPPATAEADRVVPEPQYSLTADQTHNKFSSAIEPVLRVPSGSVIEAFTEEASDGQLLADATIEDVVNLDFEPIHPLTGPVYVEGAEPGDVLKVTLHEIELGEFGWTAIVPGFGFLADEFPDPYIKTYTFEDGDVYADFDDGIRIPLEPFPGVMGVAPATDEMLSTIPPRANGGNMDDPNLVEGTTVYFPVFVEGALFSIGDTHAAQGLGEVCGTAIEAPMRIVYEVEVIKGGVPIAEPQYENDEYYAVTAYAETIDEAARKATRYMIDHLEATRGMTRSDAYALLSLAGDLKIAEVVDVPHMLVTMHLSKALFSE; this comes from the coding sequence ATGCGTTTTCTCCCCCTCCTTCTGATAGCCGCCTGCGCCGCCCCCGAGCCGCCGGCCACCGCTGAAGCCGACCGTGTCGTGCCCGAGCCGCAGTACTCGCTGACGGCGGACCAGACCCACAACAAGTTCTCCTCGGCCATCGAACCCGTGCTGCGCGTGCCCAGCGGCAGCGTCATCGAGGCGTTCACCGAAGAGGCGTCCGATGGGCAACTGCTCGCGGACGCGACCATCGAGGACGTCGTCAACCTGGACTTTGAGCCGATTCACCCGTTGACGGGGCCTGTCTATGTGGAGGGCGCTGAGCCAGGCGATGTGCTCAAGGTCACCCTGCATGAGATCGAACTGGGCGAGTTCGGCTGGACGGCCATCGTGCCCGGATTCGGATTCCTCGCGGACGAATTCCCCGACCCGTACATCAAGACCTACACCTTTGAGGACGGCGACGTGTACGCCGACTTCGACGACGGCATTCGCATTCCCCTGGAGCCCTTCCCGGGCGTGATGGGCGTGGCCCCGGCAACCGATGAAATGCTGTCCACCATCCCGCCTCGCGCCAACGGCGGCAATATGGACGACCCCAATCTCGTGGAAGGCACCACTGTGTATTTCCCCGTCTTCGTGGAAGGCGCCCTGTTCTCGATAGGCGATACGCATGCGGCCCAGGGCCTCGGCGAGGTATGCGGGACGGCCATTGAGGCGCCGATGCGCATCGTCTATGAGGTAGAGGTGATCAAGGGCGGGGTGCCAATTGCCGAGCCGCAGTACGAGAATGATGAGTACTACGCGGTCACGGCATATGCCGAGACCATTGACGAGGCCGCACGCAAGGCAACCCGGTACATGATTGACCACCTTGAGGCGACGCGCGGCATGACCCGCTCAGACGCGTACGCGCTCCTGTCCCTGGCGGGCGACCTGAAGATCGCCGAAGTCGTGGACGTGCCCCACATGCTGGTGACCATGCACCTCTCGAAAGCGCTTTTTTCGGAGTAG